From one Peptoniphilaceae bacterium AMB_02 genomic stretch:
- a CDS encoding helix-turn-helix domain-containing protein has translation MDIGERLKQHRLQLGLTQEELAERSELTKGFISQVERDLTSPSVASLEDILEALGTNLGDFFNEEKPSQIVFRDEDYFISKDEEHGVEISWIVPNAQKNDMEPIMVKIDKNGETKQYLPYEGQEFGYVIKGSVVLISNNEEFTVSEGECFYLDVNGTRQLKNNSNKVAEVLWVSSPPGF, from the coding sequence ATGGACATTGGAGAGAGATTAAAGCAGCATAGATTGCAATTGGGACTTACACAAGAAGAATTAGCTGAAAGATCTGAACTAACGAAAGGCTTTATATCGCAAGTCGAACGTGATCTTACCTCGCCATCTGTTGCATCTTTAGAAGATATATTAGAAGCGCTCGGAACAAATCTGGGAGATTTTTTCAATGAGGAAAAACCATCCCAAATAGTTTTTAGGGATGAGGACTATTTTATTTCTAAAGATGAAGAACATGGGGTTGAAATTTCATGGATTGTACCAAATGCGCAAAAAAATGATATGGAACCAATAATGGTAAAAATTGATAAGAATGGTGAAACTAAACAATACTTACCTTATGAAGGACAGGAGTTTGGTTATGTAATAAAAGGTTCAGTAGTATTGATTTCCAATAACGAGGAATTTACTGTAAGTGAAGGTGAATGCTTTTATTTAGACGTTAATGGAACCAGACAATTAAAAAATAATTCAAATAAAGTGGCAGAGGTACTTTGGGTTTCTTCGCCACCAGGATTTTAG
- a CDS encoding cysteine desulfurase family protein, giving the protein MIYLDNAATTRMREEVAEHIIEYLIEDYSNPSSVYKFGFEMEKKINDARSIIASALKVKAEEVYFTPGGTWSNNIAIRGILDKGDFGKIITTETEHSSVLNPIKKFGEGREIKYVKVDEFGFVDLKDLEILLDKDTALVSIMHVNNELGTIQDIERIGKLIKEKSKALFHVDGVQGFCKVPVDIIKSKVDFYTFSSHKIHGPKGIGALYIKNGIKPMPIAYGGEQESGISPGTENTTGILGFAHAVKIAIDNYEEELSYVERLKSRIIDGIGEKIKGFRVNSPGENSSPFIINIGFSGIKSEILLRMLDDEGICISAGSACSKNKKSKTLESVGVPKEFIDGSIRISPSHSNTPEECDIFIEKLNKCLVNIRKVIGKNG; this is encoded by the coding sequence ATGATTTATTTAGATAATGCAGCGACTACCAGAATGAGAGAAGAGGTAGCTGAGCATATAATAGAATATTTAATCGAGGATTATTCTAATCCTTCTTCAGTGTATAAATTTGGGTTTGAAATGGAAAAAAAAATCAATGATGCCAGATCTATTATCGCCTCAGCTTTAAAGGTAAAAGCTGAGGAAGTGTATTTTACGCCTGGAGGTACATGGAGTAATAATATTGCAATCAGAGGTATTCTGGATAAAGGAGATTTCGGAAAAATAATTACAACTGAGACGGAACATTCTTCAGTATTAAATCCAATCAAAAAATTTGGAGAGGGAAGAGAAATAAAATATGTTAAAGTAGATGAGTTTGGGTTTGTGGATTTAAAAGATTTAGAAATCCTATTGGACAAGGATACTGCTTTAGTTTCAATAATGCATGTCAATAATGAACTTGGAACCATACAAGATATAGAGAGAATTGGAAAACTGATTAAAGAAAAATCTAAAGCACTATTCCATGTCGATGGCGTACAGGGATTTTGTAAAGTACCTGTAGATATAATAAAATCCAAGGTAGATTTTTATACCTTTTCTTCCCATAAAATACATGGACCCAAGGGTATTGGAGCTCTTTATATTAAAAATGGTATTAAACCCATGCCTATTGCGTATGGAGGAGAGCAGGAGAGTGGTATAAGTCCCGGCACAGAAAACACTACCGGGATTTTAGGCTTTGCCCATGCTGTAAAAATCGCAATTGATAATTATGAAGAAGAATTGAGCTATGTAGAAAGACTAAAAAGCAGAATAATTGATGGAATAGGTGAAAAAATAAAAGGATTTAGAGTTAATTCACCTGGTGAAAACAGTTCTCCATTTATTATAAACATTGGATTTTCGGGAATCAAATCCGAAATCCTTCTTAGGATGCTCGATGATGAAGGTATTTGTATTTCAGCCGGTTCCGCTTGTAGTAAGAATAAAAAGAGCAAAACTCTTGAAAGTGTAGGCGTTCCAAAAGAATTTATTGACGGATCTATTAGGATTTCGCCATCACATTCGAATACACCGGAAGAATGCGATATATTTATTGAAAAACTAAATAAATGTTTAGTGAATATTAGAAAGGTGATTGGAAAAAATGGATAA
- the thiI gene encoding tRNA uracil 4-sulfurtransferase ThiI — MDKVISVSFGELVLKGANRRVFVNRAIKKIKKAISHFNYKSLYMEQGKVYIEADESLFEEMIAAIQKVFGLIYISPCIRTEKAIDSIYEALSEEINQYKGMEKTFKVHTNRVDKSFKPISPELNKMFGAHILKNYDNLSVDVHNPEIEVFVDIKEHAYIYTRRYKGLGGLPMGSSGRGLVLFSGGIDSPVAAFQMAKRGVEISALHFHSYPYTGERSLEKVKKLVSIVSDYIGPITMYSVNILPIQTAINENCPAREMTVLSRRFMMRIADRIAKTEGHQMIITGESLGQVASQTIEGLTAVNVITDIPILRPLIGNDKTEIIEISNFIGTYETSILPYEDSCTVFLPKKPVIKPRIIDLEISEEKLDIEALVDDAIEKMEKFRIVNED, encoded by the coding sequence ATGGATAAAGTAATAAGTGTGAGCTTTGGAGAATTAGTGCTCAAAGGTGCTAATAGAAGAGTTTTTGTAAATAGAGCAATAAAAAAGATTAAAAAGGCCATTTCTCACTTTAATTATAAATCTTTGTATATGGAGCAAGGTAAGGTTTATATAGAAGCGGATGAAAGTCTATTTGAAGAAATGATAGCTGCTATACAAAAAGTTTTTGGCCTAATCTACATTAGTCCATGTATAAGAACCGAGAAAGCAATCGATTCAATTTATGAAGCACTTAGTGAAGAAATAAATCAGTATAAAGGCATGGAGAAGACTTTTAAAGTGCATACAAATAGAGTTGATAAGAGCTTTAAACCGATTTCGCCTGAACTGAATAAGATGTTTGGGGCTCATATCCTAAAAAATTATGATAATTTAAGTGTGGATGTCCATAACCCGGAGATCGAAGTTTTTGTTGATATTAAAGAGCATGCATATATATATACTAGAAGATATAAAGGGCTTGGTGGTTTACCAATGGGATCCAGCGGTAGAGGATTGGTTTTATTTTCTGGAGGGATTGATAGTCCTGTAGCAGCTTTTCAAATGGCAAAAAGAGGTGTGGAGATTTCAGCACTACATTTTCATTCCTATCCTTATACGGGCGAGAGATCTTTAGAAAAAGTAAAAAAACTTGTTAGCATAGTCTCTGATTATATAGGACCAATTACGATGTATAGCGTAAATATTCTACCAATCCAAACAGCCATCAATGAAAACTGCCCGGCTAGAGAAATGACGGTTTTATCTCGTAGGTTTATGATGAGGATAGCCGATAGAATTGCTAAAACAGAAGGACATCAGATGATAATTACAGGTGAGAGTCTAGGTCAGGTCGCAAGTCAGACGATTGAAGGCTTAACAGCTGTAAATGTAATCACGGATATTCCAATACTCAGACCACTTATAGGAAATGATAAAACCGAAATAATTGAGATTTCGAATTTTATAGGTACTTATGAAACATCTATTTTACCTTATGAAGATTCGTGTACGGTGTTCCTACCTAAAAAACCCGTAATCAAGCCTAGAATTATTGATTTAGAAATTTCAGAAGAAAAATTGGATATAGAAGCCCTCGTAGACGATGCAATCGAAAAGATGGAAAAGTTTAGAATAGTAAACGAAGATTGA
- the rpmA gene encoding 50S ribosomal protein L27: MLKFNLQFFASKKGLGSTKNGRDSRAKRLGTKRGDGQFVLAGNILVRQRGTRIHPGNNVKRGGDDTLFAVVDGVVRFERLGKNRKQVSVYPNSQVSA, translated from the coding sequence ATGCTTAAGTTTAATTTACAATTTTTCGCAAGTAAAAAAGGTCTTGGTAGTACCAAGAACGGTAGAGATAGTAGAGCAAAAAGACTAGGAACTAAAAGAGGAGACGGACAATTCGTATTGGCCGGTAATATCCTTGTAAGACAAAGAGGAACTAGAATCCATCCGGGAAACAATGTTAAAAGAGGCGGAGACGACACTCTATTTGCAGTAGTGGATGGTGTAGTGAGATTTGAGAGACTAGGAAAGAACAGAAAGCAAGTAAGTGTTTATCCTAACTCACAAGTATCAGCATAA
- the potA gene encoding spermidine/putrescine ABC transporter ATP-binding protein, which translates to MSTIIQLNGVSKSFDEDKVLDNINLTVQKGEFMTLLGPSGCGKTTTLRIIGGFETPDEGSVIFDGKDITNVPPYERQLNTVFQKYALFPHLNVYDNIAFGLRIKKVNKSEIERRVKEILRLVNLSGFENRRIDRLSGGQQQRIAIARALVNEPNLLLLDEPLGALDLKLRKEMQHELKAIQQRVGITFIYVTHDQEEALTMSDTIVVMDHGRIQQIGSPVDIYNEPVNSFVADFIGESNIIDGIMLKDYLVNFSGKDFVCLDKGFAEKENVEIVVRPEDVEITTPESGMLVGEVKSVVFMGVHYEMIVDVDNYEYLIHSTRYSEVGEKVGLILEPDSIHIMKAGK; encoded by the coding sequence ATGTCAACGATTATACAACTAAATGGAGTATCTAAATCTTTTGATGAAGATAAAGTGCTGGATAATATAAATTTAACTGTACAAAAGGGAGAATTTATGACCCTCCTCGGTCCAAGCGGTTGCGGAAAAACTACAACACTTAGGATTATAGGAGGTTTTGAAACACCTGATGAAGGCTCTGTAATATTTGATGGAAAAGATATAACTAATGTCCCTCCATATGAGAGACAATTAAATACCGTATTTCAAAAATATGCCCTTTTTCCTCATCTAAATGTATACGATAATATTGCGTTTGGATTGAGAATTAAAAAAGTAAACAAATCTGAGATAGAGAGAAGAGTTAAAGAAATCTTAAGATTAGTAAATCTATCAGGTTTTGAAAACAGAAGAATTGATAGATTAAGTGGGGGACAACAGCAGAGAATTGCAATTGCAAGAGCACTTGTAAATGAACCGAATTTACTATTGTTAGACGAACCTCTTGGAGCATTAGACCTTAAACTTAGAAAAGAGATGCAGCATGAGCTAAAGGCTATTCAGCAAAGGGTAGGTATTACCTTTATATATGTAACACATGATCAAGAAGAAGCTCTTACAATGTCCGATACAATAGTGGTAATGGATCACGGTAGAATCCAACAGATAGGTTCGCCGGTTGATATCTACAATGAACCTGTCAATTCATTCGTTGCAGATTTTATAGGAGAATCCAATATAATAGATGGAATCATGCTTAAGGATTATCTTGTAAACTTCTCAGGAAAAGATTTTGTATGTCTTGATAAGGGGTTTGCAGAAAAGGAAAATGTTGAGATAGTAGTTAGACCTGAAGATGTTGAAATAACTACACCTGAAAGTGGTATGTTAGTTGGTGAGGTAAAATCAGTAGTATTTATGGGCGTTCATTATGAGATGATTGTCGATGTAGATAATTATGAGTACCTAATACATTCTACCAGATACTCTGAAGTGGGAGAAAAAGTCGGTTTGATACTGGAACCCGATAGTATTCATATAATGAAAGCAGGCAAATGA
- the rplU gene encoding 50S ribosomal protein L21 — translation MYAVIETGGKQYTVKEGDVLSVEKLEVSEGDKVEFDRVLLVSADEETKVGSPLVEGAKVVAEVLGNGKGKKVIVYKFKAKKGFSKKKGHRQPFTKVKISSIIA, via the coding sequence ATGTACGCAGTTATAGAAACAGGTGGAAAACAGTATACTGTTAAAGAAGGAGATGTTCTTTCAGTTGAAAAACTAGAAGTTTCTGAAGGAGATAAAGTAGAATTCGATAGAGTATTATTAGTCTCAGCAGATGAGGAAACTAAAGTAGGATCTCCATTAGTAGAAGGTGCAAAAGTTGTTGCTGAAGTTTTAGGAAACGGTAAAGGTAAAAAAGTTATCGTATACAAATTTAAAGCTAAAAAAGGTTTCAGCAAGAAAAAAGGTCATAGACAACCTTTTACAAAAGTAAAAATTTCTAGCATAATAGCATAA
- a CDS encoding ribosomal-processing cysteine protease Prp — MINISISKLKEHNVINELEIDGHANYAEYGEDIVCAAVSTLMFTLIASLGEVLKLSSDKYEYQMDEEKAYIKLVIHIDKISKRELEDVKLATSVIITGIKGAIEDYSDYVRITIREV; from the coding sequence ATGATTAATATAAGTATTTCCAAACTCAAAGAACATAATGTAATAAATGAACTCGAAATAGACGGGCACGCAAATTACGCTGAATACGGCGAAGATATCGTCTGTGCAGCGGTGTCTACTCTGATGTTTACGCTCATTGCATCATTGGGTGAAGTACTTAAACTAAGTTCGGATAAATATGAATACCAGATGGATGAAGAAAAGGCTTATATTAAACTGGTCATTCATATAGATAAGATAAGTAAAAGAGAATTGGAAGATGTCAAATTAGCGACATCAGTTATTATAACAGGCATAAAAGGAGCTATAGAAGACTATAGTGATTATGTAAGAATCACCATCAGGGAGGTGTAG
- a CDS encoding ribonuclease H-like domain-containing protein, with the protein MKILVENTDIKTIPHDCIVLDIETTGFSAINNMITILGYIMYDEDEHNFNFHQYFAESIEDEKILLLNLVQSIKESHKILTFNGMRFDIPFIEKRFEYHNIEFSLKDIYQIDLYVYLKNNKIFTDIPATNQKQLELLMGLKRPFKMDGRIAVDHYKEYLRTGNPELYQKMSLYNKLDVLYLAELFVIYYNVENKKTIEINHHDNIYNIIIQTLVKSNDKYTIDLISNKKIFNYEVEDIKTHYKLNAYSKSLTIELHTISGLVSETKEGICFNTEELLLKKTPNSTYNLKKDYMIIEDEDEYYIDNIKEILNSIIKKAIENFLF; encoded by the coding sequence ATGAAGATATTAGTTGAAAATACTGACATAAAAACAATTCCCCATGATTGTATCGTACTGGATATAGAAACTACAGGATTTTCTGCAATTAATAATATGATAACAATATTAGGTTATATTATGTATGATGAAGATGAACATAACTTTAATTTTCATCAGTATTTTGCGGAATCAATTGAAGATGAAAAAATCCTACTCTTAAATTTAGTACAATCAATAAAAGAAAGCCATAAAATTCTAACTTTTAATGGTATGAGATTTGATATCCCTTTCATAGAAAAGAGATTTGAGTACCATAATATAGAATTTAGCCTAAAAGATATTTATCAAATTGATCTATATGTATATTTGAAGAATAATAAAATATTTACAGATATACCCGCTACCAATCAAAAGCAGCTCGAATTGCTTATGGGTTTAAAGCGTCCCTTTAAAATGGACGGTAGAATTGCCGTTGACCATTATAAGGAATACTTAAGGACAGGAAATCCTGAATTATACCAAAAAATGAGCCTATATAATAAGCTTGATGTTCTGTATTTAGCGGAATTATTTGTAATTTATTATAATGTAGAAAATAAAAAAACAATAGAAATCAATCATCATGATAATATTTACAATATAATTATCCAAACTCTGGTAAAAAGCAATGACAAATACACAATTGACCTAATTTCAAACAAGAAAATATTCAACTATGAAGTCGAGGATATCAAAACTCATTATAAACTAAATGCATATAGTAAATCCCTGACTATTGAGCTCCATACTATATCAGGCTTAGTCTCTGAAACTAAAGAAGGAATATGTTTCAATACAGAGGAATTATTATTGAAGAAGACACCAAATTCCACTTATAATTTGAAGAAAGACTATATGATTATAGAAGATGAAGATGAGTACTATATCGATAATATTAAAGAAATCCTTAATTCGATAATAAAAAAAGCGATTGAGAACTTTTTGTTTTAA
- a CDS encoding ABC transporter permease, giving the protein MRFKKMAYPYLVWLAIFIIVPLLLVLYYSITTGKIDSFSDMSLSLDSFSRFFTPQYLLILVKSLKIALYTTLLCLVIGYPMAYLISRLKTKIQNTMILLVIIPMWMNFLLRTYAWLSILSKNGLINSFLSIIGIEPLDLLYTEGAVMIGMVYNFLPFMVLPIYSVLAKVEHELEEAAWDLGANRNYTFWKVIFPMSIPGVITGITMVFIPAVSTFEISSLLGGNKVNLIGNIIEQQFRVTGDWHFGSSMSMILMVLIVISMLITNKFGEEGGGELW; this is encoded by the coding sequence ATGAGATTTAAGAAGATGGCTTATCCTTATCTAGTGTGGCTTGCAATTTTTATAATTGTGCCGCTACTATTGGTTTTGTATTACTCTATTACAACAGGAAAAATAGACTCATTTAGCGATATGAGTTTAAGCCTTGACAGTTTTTCGAGGTTTTTTACTCCTCAGTATTTATTAATATTGGTAAAGTCCTTAAAAATTGCACTTTATACAACCTTGCTTTGTTTAGTCATAGGTTATCCAATGGCATATTTAATATCAAGGCTAAAAACTAAAATACAAAATACTATGATACTCTTGGTAATAATTCCAATGTGGATGAATTTTCTTCTAAGGACCTATGCATGGCTTAGCATTCTGAGCAAGAATGGACTGATTAACAGTTTTTTAAGCATAATCGGTATTGAGCCTCTGGATTTACTCTATACTGAAGGAGCTGTAATGATTGGTATGGTGTATAACTTTTTGCCATTTATGGTACTTCCAATTTATTCAGTACTGGCAAAAGTAGAACATGAACTTGAAGAAGCTGCATGGGATCTTGGAGCAAATAGAAATTATACATTTTGGAAAGTTATATTTCCTATGAGTATACCCGGTGTTATAACCGGAATTACAATGGTATTTATACCAGCAGTGTCGACCTTTGAAATATCTTCATTACTCGGAGGTAATAAAGTAAATCTGATAGGAAATATTATTGAACAGCAGTTTAGAGTCACAGGAGACTGGCATTTTGGATCATCTATGAGCATGATATTAATGGTACTTATAGTAATATCCATGTTAATAACCAATAAATTTGGGGAAGAAGGTGGTGGAGAACTATGGTAA
- the trpS gene encoding tryptophan--tRNA ligase: MEKKTVFSGVQPSGDLTIGNYLGAIQYFSRLQEEYNCYYCVVDMHSITINQVPAELRKNSLSLMALYIATGIDPDKSVLYMQSHVPEHAQLAWVLNTISYMGQLSRMTQYKEKISKNPDNQNVGLFTYPVLMAADILLYQADFVPVGSDQKQHLELTRDLAERFNNKYSPTFVVPEPLIPDSGGRIMSLKDPSAKMSKSDEDESASIYILDNTDAIIRKIKRAVTDSIGEFNYRDEQPGLMNLINIYSSFSGLKPDEIVGRYEGENYGRFKEELGILVAEGLKPIQERYNEIFADKEYLQKICKQNAERASYAAQKTLRKVYKKVGFYQP, from the coding sequence ATGGAAAAGAAAACAGTCTTTAGTGGAGTACAACCTTCAGGCGATTTAACTATAGGAAACTATTTGGGAGCAATTCAGTATTTTAGTAGATTACAAGAAGAGTACAATTGCTATTATTGTGTTGTTGATATGCATTCAATAACAATTAACCAAGTACCGGCTGAACTTAGAAAAAATAGCTTATCTCTTATGGCATTATATATTGCTACGGGGATTGATCCGGATAAATCTGTTCTATATATGCAGTCGCATGTTCCGGAACATGCTCAGCTGGCTTGGGTTTTAAACACCATATCTTACATGGGGCAGTTGTCTAGGATGACTCAATATAAAGAAAAAATAAGTAAGAATCCCGACAACCAAAATGTTGGACTCTTTACTTATCCGGTCCTCATGGCAGCGGATATCCTGTTATACCAAGCTGATTTTGTACCTGTCGGAAGTGATCAAAAACAACATCTTGAACTTACCAGGGATTTGGCAGAGAGATTTAATAATAAGTATAGTCCAACTTTTGTAGTTCCAGAGCCTTTAATTCCTGATAGTGGTGGAAGGATTATGAGTTTAAAAGACCCTAGTGCAAAAATGAGTAAGTCGGATGAAGATGAAAGTGCAAGTATATATATACTAGACAATACTGATGCGATAATCAGAAAGATAAAAAGAGCTGTAACAGATTCCATAGGAGAGTTTAATTATAGAGATGAGCAACCGGGGCTTATGAATCTAATCAATATTTATTCCTCATTTAGCGGATTAAAACCGGATGAAATTGTAGGAAGATATGAAGGCGAAAACTATGGAAGATTTAAAGAAGAATTAGGAATATTGGTGGCTGAAGGTTTAAAACCAATACAGGAAAGATATAATGAGATTTTTGCAGACAAGGAATACTTACAAAAAATCTGTAAACAGAATGCAGAAAGAGCGTCATATGCAGCTCAAAAAACACTCAGAAAAGTATATAAGAAAGTCGGCTTTTATCAACCATAA
- a CDS encoding YhbY family RNA-binding protein, with translation MITGKQRSELKKVAHKLEPKVLIGKYGLSDNLLKQIDQVLIKDEIIKIKVLNNNLDEKEDIVSEVIEKMNAEFVMSLGNKFVVYRRNEDNPVIQL, from the coding sequence ATGATAACAGGAAAGCAAAGATCAGAGCTGAAGAAAGTAGCTCATAAATTAGAACCCAAGGTTCTTATAGGGAAGTATGGATTATCTGACAATTTATTAAAACAGATAGATCAAGTATTGATTAAAGATGAGATTATCAAAATAAAAGTATTGAATAATAACTTGGATGAAAAAGAAGATATAGTAAGTGAAGTTATTGAAAAGATGAATGCTGAGTTTGTAATGTCATTAGGAAACAAATTTGTAGTTTATAGAAGAAACGAAGATAATCCGGTTATTCAACTATAG
- the obgE gene encoding GTPase ObgE, whose amino-acid sequence MFIDVAKIELKAGRGGDGAIAFRREKYEPMGGPSGGDGGDGGSIIIRGDSGLRTLMDFRYKRHYKAEKGENGLNKKQYGKSGSDLILNVPIGTLIKDFNTNRVMFDIREHNQEFIVVKGGRGGRGNAKFATSVRQAPRFAEPGKPGEERIITLELKLIADVGFIGMPNVGKSSLLSILSNAKPKIANYHFTTLSPNLGVVHIEQGKSFVVADIPGLIEGASEGAGLGHDFLRHIERTRMLAHVIDVSGSEGRDPLEDFETINNELEVYNPELAKKKQIVILNKTDIPDSELWMEIVTDNLTERGYEIIKTSAATLEGTKELAYKLWEQVSKMDTDYETFDEEYDDFYEEEVEEYTISVIDDVIHVDGPFIDDLIYRTNFEDYEALNYFYNLLKRKGIIEELHEIGLKEGDEVIIGDMEFEFRE is encoded by the coding sequence ATGTTTATAGATGTAGCAAAAATTGAATTAAAAGCAGGTAGAGGTGGAGACGGAGCCATCGCTTTCAGGAGAGAAAAATACGAGCCTATGGGAGGCCCATCAGGTGGAGACGGCGGAGACGGCGGCAGTATTATCATAAGAGGGGACAGTGGTCTTAGAACTCTTATGGACTTTAGATATAAAAGACATTATAAAGCCGAAAAAGGTGAAAATGGTCTAAACAAGAAGCAGTACGGTAAAAGCGGAAGTGATTTAATACTAAATGTGCCAATTGGAACTCTGATAAAAGACTTCAACACAAACAGAGTAATGTTTGATATTAGGGAACATAATCAAGAATTCATAGTGGTTAAGGGCGGCCGAGGAGGAAGAGGAAATGCGAAGTTCGCAACTTCCGTAAGACAAGCACCTAGATTTGCTGAGCCTGGAAAACCTGGCGAAGAAAGAATTATAACCCTTGAACTTAAATTGATTGCAGATGTTGGTTTTATAGGGATGCCTAATGTAGGAAAATCATCATTATTATCTATATTAAGTAATGCCAAGCCGAAAATTGCAAACTATCATTTCACCACATTGTCACCGAACCTTGGCGTTGTTCATATTGAACAGGGCAAGTCATTTGTCGTAGCTGATATACCCGGATTAATTGAAGGTGCCAGTGAAGGTGCAGGTTTAGGACATGACTTTCTTAGGCATATAGAAAGAACAAGAATGTTAGCACATGTAATAGATGTCTCCGGAAGTGAAGGCAGAGATCCTCTTGAGGATTTTGAAACGATAAACAATGAGCTTGAGGTGTATAATCCTGAGCTTGCAAAGAAAAAACAGATAGTAATTTTAAATAAAACGGATATACCTGATTCTGAATTATGGATGGAAATAGTAACAGACAATCTAACTGAAAGAGGATATGAAATAATTAAAACATCTGCAGCAACTCTTGAGGGGACCAAAGAGCTCGCATATAAACTCTGGGAACAAGTTTCAAAAATGGATACAGATTATGAAACATTCGACGAAGAATACGATGATTTTTATGAAGAAGAAGTTGAAGAGTATACAATATCAGTTATAGATGATGTAATACATGTAGATGGTCCTTTTATCGATGATTTAATATATAGAACAAACTTTGAAGATTATGAAGCATTAAACTATTTTTACAATCTCTTAAAGAGGAAGGGTATAATAGAAGAACTCCATGAAATAGGTCTTAAAGAAGGCGATGAAGTTATAATAGGAGATATGGAGTTTGAATTTAGAGAATAG
- a CDS encoding ABC transporter permease yields MVKKRISNFYLILTFIFLYAPIAVLIVYSFNDSKLRGQWGGFTFKWYFELFKDREVMAALYHTLLVAGLTTIISTITGVFAAMGLSNFKKRTRALILNFNYIPVLNPDIVTAVSLMVLYGAFKLKFGLFTMLLSHIAFTIPYVVLSVLPKLKQMNRHLPEAAMDLGATPFQAFTKVVLPEIKPGIITGAMLAFTLSIDDFVISFFTTGHGVANISTTVFSMARRGINPIINALSTLMFVTMLILLILINKNTKEEE; encoded by the coding sequence ATGGTAAAGAAAAGAATTTCAAACTTTTATCTTATTCTTACATTTATCTTCCTCTATGCACCTATAGCTGTACTGATAGTTTATTCTTTTAATGACTCTAAACTTAGAGGTCAATGGGGCGGTTTTACTTTTAAATGGTATTTTGAATTGTTTAAAGATAGAGAGGTAATGGCTGCTCTATATCATACATTATTGGTTGCCGGACTAACTACGATTATATCAACAATTACAGGCGTATTTGCGGCAATGGGGCTCTCTAATTTTAAGAAAAGGACCAGAGCACTCATCCTTAATTTTAACTATATACCTGTACTAAATCCTGATATTGTTACGGCAGTTTCATTAATGGTTTTATATGGTGCATTTAAGCTTAAATTTGGGTTATTTACGATGTTATTATCCCATATTGCATTTACGATTCCTTACGTGGTTTTATCGGTTTTGCCGAAGTTAAAACAGATGAACCGGCATTTACCGGAAGCTGCGATGGACCTTGGAGCCACTCCGTTTCAGGCTTTTACAAAAGTTGTATTGCCTGAGATAAAACCGGGGATTATAACAGGAGCAATGTTAGCTTTTACACTATCAATAGATGATTTTGTTATCTCGTTCTTCACAACGGGACATGGCGTTGCCAATATATCGACAACGGTATTCTCTATGGCAAGGAGAGGAATAAATCCTATAATAAATGCACTATCTACACTGATGTTTGTTACTATGCTTATACTTTTAATACTAATAAATAAAAATACGAAAGAGGAGGAATGA